The proteins below are encoded in one region of Bremerella sp. P1:
- a CDS encoding DUF1559 domain-containing protein, giving the protein MGLLWIRRRAFTLVELLVVIAIIGVLIALLLPAVQQAREAARRSECSNNLKQFGLALHNFESAHQEIPGGEYSAVAYFSPHAMLLGFMEQTAIADQADLTLGVFTEPNFTLSMNQPPGFACPSDPFPAEGVGQGATSYHCNWGSWVHFNGWDGVFGPQADGEGGSSVKRLPPLTFGKIVDGLSNTAAFAEVVIGANTSGGPKNRFDAFEISMPSAMDFAGARDEMMQLDWEPLNIPWSGDWRYRGIPWMEGSVWRTGYNHILPPNQPAFVPGDFNKIVSPASSYHPGGALAVLCDGSVQFFPETIDGDAWKAYGTRDGKDINTQN; this is encoded by the coding sequence ATGGGTTTGTTATGGATCAGAAGACGGGCATTCACCCTCGTCGAGCTCTTGGTGGTTATTGCCATTATTGGTGTATTGATTGCTTTGCTTTTGCCGGCGGTCCAACAGGCACGCGAGGCCGCGCGTCGATCGGAGTGCTCGAATAACCTCAAGCAGTTTGGGCTGGCCCTGCACAACTTTGAAAGCGCTCATCAGGAAATCCCGGGCGGCGAATACTCTGCGGTGGCGTACTTCTCGCCCCATGCGATGTTGTTGGGGTTCATGGAGCAAACGGCCATCGCCGATCAGGCTGACCTGACCCTGGGAGTGTTCACCGAACCGAACTTCACGTTGAGTATGAATCAGCCGCCTGGGTTTGCGTGTCCGAGCGATCCATTTCCGGCCGAAGGAGTTGGCCAGGGAGCCACCAGTTATCACTGCAATTGGGGAAGCTGGGTCCACTTCAATGGTTGGGATGGTGTCTTTGGTCCTCAAGCGGACGGCGAAGGTGGGTCCTCGGTAAAGCGGCTTCCACCGTTAACGTTTGGAAAGATCGTCGATGGCTTAAGTAATACGGCAGCCTTTGCAGAGGTAGTGATTGGGGCAAATACGTCAGGTGGGCCGAAGAACCGCTTCGATGCCTTCGAGATCAGCATGCCATCGGCAATGGACTTTGCTGGTGCTCGTGATGAAATGATGCAACTCGATTGGGAACCGCTCAACATTCCATGGTCCGGAGACTGGCGCTATCGTGGAATTCCTTGGATGGAAGGTTCCGTCTGGCGAACTGGCTACAACCATATTTTGCCACCAAATCAGCCAGCGTTCGTACCAGGCGACTTTAACAAGATCGTGTCACCGGCGAGTAGCTATCATCCCGGCGGCGCACTGGCCGTGCTGTGTGACGGAAGTGTGCAGTTCTTTCCGGAAACCATCGACGGAGATGCGTGGAAAGCGTATGGCACTCGTGATGGTAAGGACATCAACACGCAAAACTGA
- a CDS encoding 6-phosphofructokinase: MANSLSRPEQPAHNFKRVAILFSGGPAPAANAVISTAAVSFLRAGIEVVGVLNGYSNLMQFGPDRPMEEDRDYMLLNHKALSRSRAKQGIMIGTARANPGKAISHPDHLKDKERCKAFQTTYDALCSLGVDALISIGGDDTLKTANKFKLFQDTLPEGSKKMPVVHLPKTIDNDYNGIDFTFGFFTAVDFLATEIRTLLYDGEASKAYFLCEAMGRSAGWLAYGAAIAGEASLVISVEDITGDYVEKEWEEGGKIKKTMNVPKVVDRIVKTMLAREAEGKEFGVIVLAEGLAEMLPDSYLEGVARDDHGHIAITDIQLGRTFSKWVAQAYEEKTGRSRKVTGIQLGYESRCTKPLAYDVILGSQLGVGAYRALVEKKLNGVMVSAKGQFELQYVDFTELVDQANLVTVVRHIEPGCDYQKLARFLETYVND; the protein is encoded by the coding sequence ATGGCCAACAGCCTTTCCCGTCCTGAACAGCCTGCACATAACTTTAAGCGTGTTGCGATCCTCTTTTCCGGCGGTCCAGCACCCGCTGCGAATGCGGTGATTTCGACTGCGGCCGTTTCGTTTCTGCGAGCTGGCATCGAGGTCGTAGGGGTCTTGAACGGCTACTCGAACTTGATGCAGTTCGGTCCTGATCGCCCGATGGAAGAGGACCGCGACTACATGCTCCTCAACCACAAGGCCCTCAGCCGCAGCCGTGCCAAGCAGGGCATCATGATCGGCACCGCCCGGGCCAACCCTGGCAAGGCGATCTCGCACCCCGATCACCTGAAGGACAAGGAACGCTGCAAGGCCTTCCAAACCACGTACGACGCACTTTGCTCGCTGGGTGTCGACGCCCTGATCTCGATCGGTGGTGACGACACGCTGAAGACTGCCAACAAGTTCAAGTTGTTCCAAGACACGCTGCCCGAAGGCAGCAAGAAGATGCCGGTCGTCCACCTGCCTAAGACGATTGACAACGACTACAACGGCATCGACTTCACGTTCGGCTTCTTTACCGCGGTCGACTTCCTGGCGACTGAAATCCGCACGCTGCTGTACGACGGCGAAGCCTCGAAGGCTTACTTCCTGTGCGAAGCCATGGGCCGTAGTGCTGGCTGGCTGGCATACGGTGCCGCGATCGCCGGCGAAGCTTCGCTGGTGATCAGTGTCGAAGACATCACCGGCGATTACGTCGAGAAAGAATGGGAAGAGGGGGGCAAGATCAAGAAGACGATGAACGTGCCGAAGGTGGTCGATCGCATCGTCAAGACCATGCTTGCCCGCGAAGCTGAAGGCAAAGAGTTTGGCGTGATCGTGCTCGCCGAAGGCTTGGCCGAAATGCTGCCAGACTCTTACCTGGAAGGCGTTGCCCGCGACGATCATGGCCACATTGCCATTACCGACATTCAGTTGGGCCGTACGTTCAGCAAGTGGGTTGCCCAAGCCTACGAAGAAAAGACCGGCCGCAGCCGCAAGGTTACCGGCATTCAGCTGGGTTACGAATCTCGCTGCACCAAGCCACTGGCTTACGACGTAATCCTTGGTAGCCAACTTGGTGTTGGTGCTTACCGGGCATTGGTCGAGAAGAAGCTTAATGGCGTCATGGTTTCGGCCAAGGGTCAGTTCGAGTTGCAGTACGTCGACTTCACCGAGCTGGTCGATCAAGCCAACCTTGTGACGGTCGTTCGTCACATCGAACCAGGCTGCGACTACCAGAAGCTGGCCCGTTTCCTGGAAACCTACGTCAACGACTAA
- a CDS encoding c-type heme family protein: protein MRTSQAVVWTLFTVMFLLSSSSISHGESPKEDASVERARKMVQMIDDIYKGGIVLITENYVHDEDDLPAGIAFKKLFASAEEKGWHKVRLLDATDEPYNPENAPADQFEKDAIQALLAGNSGYEKVIEQDGKRYLRSATPVPVVMQKCTMCHEHYADVKAGSPIGAISYTVPIED, encoded by the coding sequence ATGCGTACGTCCCAGGCCGTTGTATGGACGCTGTTCACGGTAATGTTCTTGTTGTCATCGAGTTCGATCAGCCATGGCGAATCACCGAAAGAGGACGCCTCGGTAGAGAGGGCCCGGAAGATGGTGCAAATGATCGACGATATCTACAAAGGGGGCATCGTTCTCATCACTGAGAATTACGTCCATGACGAAGACGATTTGCCCGCCGGTATCGCCTTCAAAAAGCTCTTTGCCTCGGCGGAAGAGAAGGGGTGGCACAAGGTACGTTTGCTCGATGCAACCGATGAGCCGTACAACCCAGAGAACGCCCCTGCCGACCAGTTCGAGAAGGACGCGATTCAAGCCCTGCTGGCCGGCAACTCAGGCTACGAGAAAGTAATCGAACAAGACGGCAAGCGTTACCTTCGCTCTGCCACACCGGTTCCCGTCGTCATGCAGAAGTGCACCATGTGCCACGAACACTACGCCGATGTCAAAGCCGGCTCACCCATCGGCGCCATCAGCTACACCGTGCCGATTGAAGACTAA
- a CDS encoding DUF1559 domain-containing protein, with translation MASHGRNSGTRRGFTLVELLVVIAIIGVLIALLLPAVQQAREAARRMQCSNNMKQLGLGIHNFHDTYGFVPPGGAVDQIPFGTHATGSAWGSSWMVYLLPFIEQNVLYDKFNLGGGSGWGTNAANNTAASKGVLIDAYLCPSSPLDEHCAGPNSNGPIMAASYAAISGAVNGLIPSYTESRINTPGSSTGCCSGGIASGGGVMIPSGKLGLESITDGTSNTAVIGEISDFLITADGSKRDYRNSARHGWIIGWRSTASPPNAGNGGDLRTFNMVTIRYPINQKQRPGTGWPDWPGNCGADGICDNASTNMPLVSAHPGGVMTLLADGSVRFLPETMSMDVQGRLVTRDDGQVVELP, from the coding sequence ATGGCGAGTCACGGTCGCAATTCAGGCACAAGACGTGGTTTTACCTTGGTAGAACTTTTGGTCGTCATCGCAATCATCGGGGTATTAATTGCTTTGCTTCTGCCAGCCGTTCAGCAAGCCCGCGAGGCTGCCCGGCGAATGCAGTGCAGCAACAACATGAAGCAGCTGGGTCTTGGAATTCACAATTTCCATGACACCTATGGCTTCGTTCCTCCGGGCGGAGCTGTTGACCAGATTCCTTTCGGCACGCATGCCACGGGAAGTGCTTGGGGAAGCTCTTGGATGGTCTACCTGCTTCCGTTCATCGAACAGAATGTCCTGTACGACAAGTTCAATCTTGGTGGAGGTTCTGGCTGGGGAACGAATGCTGCGAACAATACCGCTGCATCCAAGGGTGTGTTGATCGACGCCTATCTCTGTCCTTCGTCGCCGCTCGATGAGCATTGCGCCGGCCCCAACTCGAATGGCCCGATCATGGCAGCCAGCTACGCAGCCATCTCAGGTGCCGTGAATGGGTTGATTCCCAGTTACACCGAAAGCCGAATCAACACGCCGGGTTCATCCACCGGTTGTTGTTCTGGTGGTATTGCCAGCGGTGGCGGTGTGATGATTCCCAGTGGCAAGCTCGGCCTGGAATCGATCACGGACGGAACATCGAATACGGCAGTCATCGGTGAAATCAGCGACTTCCTGATCACCGCCGACGGCTCGAAGCGTGACTACCGCAACAGTGCTCGGCACGGCTGGATCATCGGCTGGCGTTCGACCGCTTCCCCACCCAACGCCGGCAATGGGGGTGACCTGCGAACCTTCAACATGGTCACGATTCGATATCCCATCAATCAAAAGCAGCGTCCGGGTACCGGATGGCCAGACTGGCCAGGCAACTGTGGCGCGGACGGCATCTGCGACAATGCCAGCACCAACATGCCATTGGTCTCGGCCCACCCAGGCGGCGTAATGACACTGCTTGCCGATGGCTCGGTGCGTTTCCTGCCTGAGACTATGTCGATGGACGTTCAAGGTCGTCTCGTCACACGCGACGACGGCCAGGTCGTTGAACTTCCGTAG
- the sigJ gene encoding RNA polymerase sigma factor SigJ produces the protein MVTGDQFELLRQELIGFCYRMLGSLPDAEDIAQEAYLRWEQAGRPELDSPRSWYLRVCARLCLDRMKSVRYQREKYVGPWLPEPILDDHADRAELDETLSIALMLTIERLKPAERAAFILHDLFGYEFQEVAEILGLEAANCRQLAKRARVHLRGEKPRGGADPAGIKRISDAFFQAVNAGDLDRLRDVLSEDVVLHADGGGKVSAARDLIAGFHSVTTFMVRVFRNAQHEQKLTFHPAWFNGAPSVVSYLGEKIVAAYHFEVVDGKIASLFIYRNPDKLAIFEQVTSS, from the coding sequence ATGGTAACCGGCGATCAATTTGAACTCTTGCGGCAGGAACTGATTGGTTTCTGCTATCGGATGCTGGGAAGTCTGCCCGATGCGGAAGACATCGCCCAGGAAGCCTATCTGCGTTGGGAGCAGGCCGGGCGACCAGAACTCGATTCGCCGAGAAGTTGGTACCTACGTGTTTGCGCTAGGCTGTGTCTCGATCGCATGAAGTCTGTCCGATATCAGCGCGAGAAATACGTTGGCCCCTGGCTGCCGGAGCCGATCTTGGATGACCATGCGGATCGCGCAGAGCTGGATGAAACGCTTTCGATCGCTCTCATGTTGACGATCGAACGCTTGAAGCCAGCCGAACGAGCCGCGTTCATTCTGCATGATTTGTTCGGTTACGAGTTCCAGGAGGTCGCCGAGATCTTGGGATTGGAAGCCGCCAATTGTCGTCAGTTGGCCAAGCGTGCCAGGGTTCATCTGCGTGGCGAGAAGCCGCGTGGTGGAGCCGATCCCGCAGGCATCAAGCGAATCTCCGATGCATTCTTTCAGGCCGTCAACGCCGGAGACTTAGATCGCCTGCGTGATGTCTTGTCGGAAGATGTTGTCCTGCATGCCGACGGTGGCGGCAAGGTAAGTGCCGCGCGAGATCTGATTGCTGGGTTCCACTCGGTAACCACCTTTATGGTTCGAGTCTTCCGCAACGCCCAGCACGAGCAAAAGCTTACCTTTCACCCGGCCTGGTTCAATGGAGCACCGAGTGTGGTCAGTTACCTGGGAGAAAAGATCGTTGCCGCCTATCACTTTGAAGTGGTCGACGGCAAGATTGCATCGCTGTTTATCTACCGCAATCCCGACAAGCTGGCGATCTTCGAGCAGGTCACATCGAGTTAG